One stretch of Synergistes jonesii DNA includes these proteins:
- a CDS encoding transposase, translating to LEQAEEGLDRLEEKWGSKYPSSVASWRNNWPQLSAYFKYPYELRRMIYTTNQIENYNRQLRKVTKTRTIFPSDDALLKLLYLATMDITEKWTGRDRDWSKILSQLCIYFEERIEPGDLE from the coding sequence CACTGGAGCAGGCCGAGGAAGGGCTTGACAGACTTGAAGAGAAGTGGGGCTCGAAATACCCGTCTTCGGTAGCGAGCTGGCGGAACAACTGGCCTCAGTTATCCGCTTATTTCAAGTATCCCTATGAGCTGCGCCGGATGATCTATACGACAAACCAGATCGAGAACTACAACCGGCAGCTCAGGAAAGTGACAAAAACACGTACGATCTTCCCCTCAGACGACGCCCTTCTCAAGCTCCTTTATCTTGCGACGATGGACATCACTGAAAAGTGGACCGGCAGGGACAGGGACTGGAGTAAAATTCTGTCACAGCTGTGCATTTACTTTGAGGAACGCATAGAACCCGGAGATCTGGAAT